DNA from Candidatus Sulfotelmatobacter sp.:
GCGAGCCGCGGCACCACGGTCGAGACGATCGGCGGTGCGCCGGACATCGCGCTCATGCCGCTCGGGTGGCGGCCTTGTCGAGCGCGCGGCGCAGGATGCCGAGTGCTTCGTCCACTTCGGCGCCGATGACGTCGAGGGGCGGGCGGAAGCGGAGGCCGGTGTGGCCGCAGGGCAGGATCATCATGCCCAGCTCGAAGCAGCGATCGGCCACCGAGTCGCGCAAGGTCGTGTCGCGGAAATCCAGCGCGCACATCAGGCCCTTGCCGCGCGGATTGCCGGTCAGCTCGGGGCGCTCGGCGGCCAGCGTTTCCAGGCCGCTCTTGAGATGCGCCCCGACGGTGGCGGCGTTCTCGATCAGCCGCTCCTCGTCCATGATCTCGAGGTAGCGCTGGCAGCGCACCATGTCGGCCAGGCTTCCACCCCACGTCGAGTTGATCCGGCTCGAGATGTGGAACACGTTGTCGGGCTCCTCGTCGATCCTCCCGCCCGCCATCATGCCGCACACCTGCACCTTCTTGCCGAACGCCAGCAGGTCGGGGCGCACGTCCCAGTGTTGATGCGCCCACATCCGGCCGGTGAGCCCCATGCCGGTCTGCACTTCGTCGAAGATCAACAGCGCGTCGTTCTCGTGCGCGACGTCGCGCAGCGCGCGCAGGAACTCGGGGCGGAAGTGGTGGTCGCCGCCCTCGGCCTGGATCGGCTCGATCAGCACGCAGCAGATCTCGTCGCGGCGGCTCGCGAACGCGTTCTTGATCTGATCCAGCGATTCGTTCTCGGCGCGCTTGACGCGGGTCAGCTCCTGCTCGTTGGCCGGGAAGCGCAGGCCGGGGCTCGACACGCGCGGCCAGTCGAAATGCGCGAAGTACTGGTACTTGCGCGGATCGGCGGTGTTGGTGAGCGACAGGGCGTAGCCGGAACGGCCATGGAATGCCTGCTGGAAGTGCAGCACCTGCGTGCCCTTTTCCTGGGCGTAGCCCTTGCGGAAGTTGTGGCGCACCTTCCAGTCCATGGCCGCCTTGATCGCGTTTTCGACGCCCAGCGTGCCGCCCGAGATCAGGAACAGGTGCGGCAGGTAATCGGGCATCGCGAGCCGGCCGAAAGTTTCGACGAATTCCGCCATCTCGACGGTGTAGATGTCGGAGTTGGCGGGATTGGCGAGCGCCGCGCGGGTCAGACGCGAGAGAAACTCGGGCTGCTTCATGCCGGGGTGATTGAGGCCGATCGGCAGCGTCGCAAAGAAGGAGAACATGTCGAGCAGCGTGCGACCGCTGCGCGAATCGTAGAGCCGGCGGCCCTTCGACTTCTCGAGGTCGAGCACGATGTCGTAGCCGTCGGCGAGCATGTGCCGGGCGATCGTGGCGTGCACCTCGGCCGGCAGGATGTGCCGTGCGGTCGTCACCTGCGGCTTCACGCGACTCCTCCCTTCGCTGCGGTCACCACGGTCGGGTCCTCCTTCACGCTCTCGAGCACCATGATGGTGCGCGTCTGGCGCACGCC
Protein-coding regions in this window:
- the lat gene encoding L-lysine 6-transaminase, translating into MKPQVTTARHILPAEVHATIARHMLADGYDIVLDLEKSKGRRLYDSRSGRTLLDMFSFFATLPIGLNHPGMKQPEFLSRLTRAALANPANSDIYTVEMAEFVETFGRLAMPDYLPHLFLISGGTLGVENAIKAAMDWKVRHNFRKGYAQEKGTQVLHFQQAFHGRSGYALSLTNTADPRKYQYFAHFDWPRVSSPGLRFPANEQELTRVKRAENESLDQIKNAFASRRDEICCVLIEPIQAEGGDHHFRPEFLRALRDVAHENDALLIFDEVQTGMGLTGRMWAHQHWDVRPDLLAFGKKVQVCGMMAGGRIDEEPDNVFHISSRINSTWGGSLADMVRCQRYLEIMDEERLIENAATVGAHLKSGLETLAAERPELTGNPRGKGLMCALDFRDTTLRDSVADRCFELGMMILPCGHTGLRFRPPLDVIGAEVDEALGILRRALDKAATRAA